The genome window ATTCGGGATATGTTAAATTCTGCTGAGGATTATATTATATGTTTAATGGGGGAACGATATATTCCTCTGTTTGAAAATTTAGATATTTCAGCCTCAATGACACTTTTTATCATTTCAGATAATCCCAATTTACCTCAAGAACTTGAAGAAAAATATGGTAACTGGGGTGCATCAATAACCTATATTAATTCATCAAGCCTCAAACATTTTCCTCCAGGTTCTACCAAAAAAGAGAAAAATCCTAATTTTATGGAACTAAATAATCTATTTGAGATTATTATTGATAATAAGGAAACTCTTGCGGTACCTCCAATACGGATGAATAAACTTACAGGGTTGCATTCAACTATAGACTACATGATCTATATTGCTATCGAAAGAATTGAATTTATCTCTGGATTCGTTATAGATAGAAAGGGAATACTGAAAACCTAAATTTCTACTTACAGTGGTTGGCCTCATAATGTTGGGTTTATACAGTTTCTAAAAGATAGATTACTTTTTTTTGATAATTTCTTTTGATCTCTCTTTAAATACAGGAAGAAAGACCTATTCTGATAGAAATCCTTGGTTCTAAATGGATCATAAAAAAAAAAGGGATATCAAATCCAAATAATACAATCCATATACTTTTCTATTGTAAAATTTTAAGTCGACAATATTTTAAGTATAATTAACCCCGATTGTGAAATCATTAATTTTTTGAGTCTCTTTTAAGACAGATACGCTTTTTGACTTTATTTCTGTTATCATAATGCCAAACGATCAAATTGATTTCTCTTTACTTGTAAATTATTTTCATCATATCACATGAGTTTTATGTAACTCTTGATCAACATTTTTTATATTCTTACTTATTCTGTCCACAAGCGAAAGGACAGCCGGCATTACTACTATTGCTCCTATAAGCGAGAAGAATACCGCAATAATAGTGGTAAGTCCAAAGTTGCTGATGATTGGGAAACTTGAGAGTGTAAGGGCTGAAAAACCAAAGAATGTTGCGAAACCTGATACCATAATTGCAGATCCAATCTTTTGAACACTGTGTTTTATCGCTTCAATTACGTTATCGGTCTTTTCCTTCTCTTCAATGTATCTTTCCATCACGAGGATAGTATACTCAGCAGCAACCCCTATCGTCATTGAACCTAAACAGGCAGTCATCGGGTTGTATTCTATGCCCATCACATACATTGCAACTGCGTTCCACCCAACTATTGCAATAATCGGGACAATCGGAGTTATTGCATTCACATTACGGTACACAATTCCCAGGAATAATACAACGAGAATAAACCCGAGATAAGTCATAGTCTCTTTACTATCTACGATATTGTCAATGAGGTCAGTAAACATCGCAAAGCTACCTGTCAGGCGGGCAGTGATTCCCGGAGGTGGCGTGATTAAAGTTAGATCTGATTCAATTTGTGTTTTTAAACTCTTTTTAGGACCAGATTCTAGTTTTATAGTCCCTATTTGGATAACCCCTTCGTTGTTACCGTTAATATACTGCTTTTTGACATCTTCCGGAACTTTTTCCAAAGCTGCATCAAGCTCAAACTGTGTCTGTGGTAATTCCCCTGTTGCTGGAGAAACTAAATAATCTGCGATACTTGTTGCACTGTTGATCTGTGAATGTGCCTTCTTTTCAAAGTCAGTAAACTCCTTCATCCAACGAATTGTCTCAAGTGATGTAACACCAGACCCTGCGACATAAATTGCTGCCGAATCTGTAGATCCCATCGTCCTTGATACTTTATTCATTGTTACCTTTGCAGGCATATCTGACGGGACAAATGAGTTCTCATTTGTGTTGACATTAATTTGTGAGTCAAGCTGGATGCCTACAAATGCTACAAAAAGAACGACGAGGAGAACACTCACGGGATTTTTAGCCATAGTTACAGCAATTTTTGAAAGTCCTTTGTCAATATATTCTGATTGCTTAGACTTTCCCGCCCCTTTCGCCTTGTAATTCAAGTATAATGCAACTGTAGGAATACCGATCAGCGAGGTCACATAACAGGTGATCACTCCAACGATACTAATCAGCCCGAATCCTCTGATCATAGGAACTGAAGAGACAAACATTGCAAAGAAACCGATGGCTGTTGCTAGCATGGCGTACATAACCGCCGGTCCGGTTTTAACAATGGTTTTTTTAACAGCAATAGAGAGGGGATTCGATCTTGCTTCCTCTTCCAGACGTGAATGGAATTGAATTGCATAATCTATCCCCAGTCCTATAAGAACAGGAAAGGCTGATATTGCAGCCATACTGATCTGAACTCCTGCTAATCCTACGATACCAAACGTCAAGAGCAGACCAACAGCTACCATCACAACCGGTAAAAATCTGTGACTTACGTATGAGAAGAGGATTCCAAGTACTATCACCATTAAAACCAATGCTGCCATTATGAGTGTCATCATAGACTGACCCATAGCAGCCCCCATCTCCATGCTGAAAGCCGCACTTCCTGTCACTGATACGTGAACTCCCGGGGGAATATCAGTACTGGAAACGAAAGATTTGACATTGCTGATCGCAGCGTTCTTTTTTGAATCTGCAAGACCTGGCTGTAGTCCTATC of Methanospirillum lacunae contains these proteins:
- a CDS encoding TrmB family transcriptional regulator, which translates into the protein MEIIKERLINALNHLGLPNLDAKVYAALLYLNSVGAKELIDFVLISKPSVYDSLQKLEERGLVVKNSYKPSVYTAVSPNVALEILSKDFSQAKDIAQDELEYLIKTQKTKEENDAIWTVFGERNIRHKIRDMLNSAEDYIICLMGERYIPLFENLDISASMTLFIISDNPNLPQELEEKYGNWGASITYINSSSLKHFPPGSTKKEKNPNFMELNNLFEIIIDNKETLAVPPIRMNKLTGLHSTIDYMIYIAIERIEFISGFVIDRKGILKT
- a CDS encoding efflux RND transporter permease subunit; this encodes MLSFFPSISTIFSNIADVVINRTSLVLKISLILMAISIFGMMSISMATGNDTYQDKNSESSVISNHYSDTFSQESIIILVECDDPTSPEVLKYIDSIKSPLKNLQYISSVSSIADLLKEANGGVIPLSDAEVTEAENSISSSVLKRYVPSNLMTMVMIGLQPGLADSKKNAAISNVKSFVSSTDIPPGVHVSVTGSAAFSMEMGAAMGQSMMTLIMAALVLMVIVLGILFSYVSHRFLPVVMVAVGLLLTFGIVGLAGVQISMAAISAFPVLIGLGIDYAIQFHSRLEEEARSNPLSIAVKKTIVKTGPAVMYAMLATAIGFFAMFVSSVPMIRGFGLISIVGVITCYVTSLIGIPTVALYLNYKAKGAGKSKQSEYIDKGLSKIAVTMAKNPVSVLLVVLFVAFVGIQLDSQINVNTNENSFVPSDMPAKVTMNKVSRTMGSTDSAAIYVAGSGVTSLETIRWMKEFTDFEKKAHSQINSATSIADYLVSPATGELPQTQFELDAALEKVPEDVKKQYINGNNEGVIQIGTIKLESGPKKSLKTQIESDLTLITPPPGITARLTGSFAMFTDLIDNIVDSKETMTYLGFILVVLFLGIVYRNVNAITPIVPIIAIVGWNAVAMYVMGIEYNPMTACLGSMTIGVAAEYTILVMERYIEEKEKTDNVIEAIKHSVQKIGSAIMVSGFATFFGFSALTLSSFPIISNFGLTTIIAVFFSLIGAIVVMPAVLSLVDRISKNIKNVDQELHKTHVI